A portion of the Nitrospirota bacterium genome contains these proteins:
- a CDS encoding site-specific DNA-methyltransferase, whose product MLKTIKNKKTVKTTATHKKTKTYATPQSSVEFYISEETASYGNNGKRPFTIYYDNPKHSVRLLKGDCIAILNQARENSVDMIFADPPYFLSNGGITCHAGKMVSVNKGRWDKSKGVEENHKFTLEWLKACQRVLKPNGTIWVSGTTHIIYSVGYAMQELGYKILNDIIWYKRNAPPNLSCRYFTHSTEIILWAAKNEKSKHYFDYQLMKKMNQGKQMRNVWEISAPPAEEKKFGKHPTQKPVELLTRILLASTREGDLVLDPFCGSSTTGVSALLLNRKYVGIDLEDEYLELSKKRLEQTIKEKQATLCLQGENKNEDRRLWRGHYNNRFKL is encoded by the coding sequence ATGCTAAAAACAATAAAAAATAAAAAAACTGTTAAAACAACAGCAACACATAAAAAGACAAAGACTTATGCAACTCCTCAATCTTCTGTTGAATTTTACATCTCGGAAGAAACAGCATCTTACGGAAATAACGGCAAAAGACCTTTCACAATTTATTATGATAATCCCAAACATTCAGTCAGGCTTCTCAAAGGAGACTGTATTGCAATATTAAATCAAGCAAGAGAGAATAGCGTTGATATGATATTTGCCGATCCCCCTTATTTTCTTTCAAATGGTGGCATTACCTGTCATGCGGGTAAAATGGTTTCTGTAAACAAGGGCAGGTGGGATAAATCAAAAGGCGTTGAGGAAAACCATAAATTCACTCTTGAATGGCTCAAGGCTTGTCAGCGTGTTTTAAAACCTAACGGGACTATCTGGGTTTCAGGGACTACACACATCATATATTCTGTCGGCTATGCCATGCAAGAGCTTGGATACAAGATTTTGAATGACATCATCTGGTATAAACGCAACGCCCCCCCTAACCTCTCTTGCCGATATTTCACGCATTCAACAGAAATTATTTTATGGGCAGCAAAGAATGAAAAAAGCAAACATTACTTTGATTATCAATTGATGAAAAAGATGAATCAAGGCAAGCAAATGAGAAATGTATGGGAAATCTCAGCACCGCCTGCAGAAGAAAAGAAGTTTGGTAAACATCCTACACAAAAACCAGTGGAACTTTTAACAAGAATATTACTTGCCTCAACAAGAGAAGGCGATTTGGTTTTAGATCCCTTTTGTGGGAGTTCTACAACAGGAGTATCAGCACTTTTACTGAATAGAAAATATGTTGGGATTGATTTGGAAGATGAATATTTAGAGCTTTCAAAAAAACGCCTTGAACAAACTATTAAAGAAAAACAGGCGACACTATGCTTGCAAGGAGAAAACAAAAATGAAGACCGGCGGCTCTGGCGGGGGCACTACAATAACAGGTTTAAACTTTGA